The Globicephala melas chromosome X, mGloMel1.2, whole genome shotgun sequence genome contains the following window.
GGAAGAGGCGCCTCGCCGAAGCCGGGCGCCCTGCCCGCGGCGGGGCCCTTCTCGTCCGCAGCCATGCGGAGCGCGGCGTGCCCCTCCGCCACGTAAATGGGACAGTGCAGCGCTGCCGGCAGCACCCTGGGCTCACACTCCCGCTCAGCCCCTCACAGAAGTGCTCCGGTTGCTCGGGGGTGACAGCACAGCCCAGCCAGGAAGTGACATCATAAAGGGCAGGCCCGTCAGCATGTCAGCCTCCTGCTTCACGCCCGTCATCGCAGGGGGCACGAAGACACTCGTGCACGGGTGCAGAGCCACAGGCCGAGCGCTCGTGCAAACCGGCCACGGCCTTCTGGTCCCGGAGCCCCCGGGCCAGGCAGACGTGCATGGACCCACGTGTGACCCACGAGGTCAGAAGTCCTCCTGTGTGTCCCCTGGCCTTCCGGGCCGTGCACAGCACCCATGATTTCAAGCACGAGCATCGCCCGAGACGCGGCCCACGGTCAAGGGCGCTAAAACATTACAATTCACCTATGAACTGGAAGAAAAACCCTCATGATGTCTGGGTCTGCAAAGTGCCTACCTTACCCTCTCCCTGGAGAGGTGTCCCATGGGTGCTGAGCAGGAATCGGACTCTGGACCCCCGCCCTCACCCGCAGCAGCCCTTTCCCTCCATTACCCACAGCAGAGGCCAGACTCAGATGAAACGTTCAGGGAAATTTATTAAAGAGAAACATTGACTGAAACCATTGAACACAGGGCATAACAACACACAGAGGAACTTCTAACGGCCACCGGAGCTCACGGGTCCCGGCCCCACCCAGGGTCCTCAAAAAGGTGCCTCCGCTACACCCCACCCGGCGGCCCTCCATCTCCCCACAGTCTCCCTTCCTGAGGGCCCCGCGGGTGGCCTCTCGCCAGGAAGATGGGCGCCGGCCATGCCCGCTCCCCCCAGGGCAGACCCTCCATTTCTGGCCCACATGCccggggcctggccctgccctacGGCGGGCACAGGACAGTCCCACAGCAGGGCGCACGCCACCGAGCCGGGGACGTGGAGTCCCGAGGAACAACGGGGTGGCCCAGCAGAACACAAGCCCTGGGGGGCCTCCCGCAGACCTCCTGCAGCCCCGGTCAAGGTCTTCCTTCGAAGGTCGCAGGTGGGCTCCCAGGTCCTGGGGTGGGCGCTGGCTGTGACCTCGTCCATCCCGTCCTTCCCGCCGGCTCCTGGGACTGGGCTCGGGGTCTCCACGCCGCGCAGGGGTTGGGGGAACTGCTCAGAGGAGAACACATGCACATTTCCACAACAACAGGCAGCGCTGGGCCTGAATCTATGCCCAGAAAGCACACGTTGAGCTCACGACACTGGCCCACAGAGACCAGAGCCTTGGCTGGCACGTGGCGCACCTCAGGGCTCTGCGGGGGCACGATGGCtagggtgtgtgtgttggtgggaggGGAGCGGGGGCTGGGGGGTTCCTTGACACCTGGGTCCCTCTGGGGCCTACAGGGACACATTTGGGCTTGCCAGTACAGGGAGCAACCTGCCCCAGGGGATGATGAATAGGGGTCCCCTCTcaggagggaggcccaggcaCCTGGAGTGGCCCCTAATATGGGGCCAGTAGGCTGCCAGGCctggcctccccctgcctccaAGCGTGGGGGCCCTGGGGCCTGCTGAGCCTACTGGCCCGAGGTGGACCCCGGGGGGCTCATCTCTGCAGCCCCGTCCTCATTTCCCGGCTCTTCTGGGATGGGCTTGAGCCCCTCCTCGGCCTCCTGGCCTCCTGCCTGGGCGAGGCCCTCTGGCTCCCAGCCAGGACCTCCTGGGGCCACCGGGGAAGCACTGCCCATCCGGCCAGGCATGGGGACCCCGGGGGCATCTGAGGGTCCTGCCTGACCTAGGCCCGCAGGGGCGGCAGCACTTCCATCTTCCTGAGTGGCCGTGGACGCCTTGCTGGTctccccagggccaggggctgccctggcGGCACCATGGTCttcaggggctgccctggtggcaccaTGGTCTTCAGGGGCCGCCTCGCCAGCCTGGGCAGTGCCGGCAACTGCCGCACTGGCCTCCTCACGTGCCGGGTGGTCCTCGGCGCGCCCTTCCTTGGAACGGGCGGCCTGGGCGGTGCTATCTTCACCGGCCGGGGAGGCCTTGGTGCCATGTGCAGTGGTGCCTGCGGTGATGGCCTCATGGGCCGGGGCGGCCTGGGCGGCTGCTGCCAGGACTCCAACGTCCACACGGGCCTCTTCCTGCCCTGGGAAGTGCTCCCTGCTAGCCGGGTCGGCGTCCCAGGCCTCGGTCTTCTGGATGAGCCGCAGCATCTCCGCAAAGCCGGGAGGCCTCCTCATCAGCCGCCTCCTCCTCAGCGTGTCCCGGAGCGTGTCGTTCAGCCGGGCCCGCATCAGCACCTGCCGGGCGCGCGCCTGGTCCGCCATGGCCGGGTGGATGGCCCCCTTCTCCAGGGCCGACTGCAGCAGGCCTTCCAGGCGCATCACGTACGCAGAGAGAGTCTCCTGGGGCCGCTGGGCACAGGTCACGAACTTCAGCCGAGCACTCCCCCGGGGGTCCTTGTTCCCAAACACCTGCACCAGCGCGGccaggcagtcctgggcagcCAGCTCGGGATCTTCCGCCAGGAGGCCGCGCAGGAGGTCCAGCGCGGGGCCGCGCAAGCTCTCCaccagcctcctcctcctctccctctcagaCACGTGGCGCCACAGGTGCAGCGTGTGGCTGGCCTGCTCCAGCCAGCTCTCAGAGGACCCTTCCCCGTGGCCCGGCTCTTCCATCCCAGAGAAGGTTCCCAGCTCCTGGTAGCCCATGCTGTCCAGCACGGGCTGCGAGGCCTGCCTCCACTGCTGGGTCCCGGGCCCTGCCTCACCCATGGCGCCTGCCGCTGTCACAACTGCTTCCTCAGGCGCAGCCGTTGCCCCGCCCGTGGGTCCTGCCATACTCAGAAGTCCTGCCAcgcctgcaacatttctgtaacctgcagctccttcctcatctgactCAGCTCCTGCTTGACCTTCAGCTCCTGCTTGACCCTCAGCTCCTGCTTCACCCTCAGCTCCTTCcgcacctgcagctccctcctcacctgcagctccctcctcaccttcagctccctcctcaccttcagctccctcctcacctgcagctccttcctcatctgactCAGCTCCTGCTTCACCTTCATCTCCTGcttcacctgcagctccttcctcacctgcagctcctgcctcacctgcagctcctgcctCACCTGAGGTTCCGTCgtcacctgcagctccttcctcatctgactCAGCTCCTGCTTCACCTTCAGCTCCTGCTTGACCCTCAGCTCCTGCTTCACCCTCAGTTCCTTCCGCACTtgcagctccttcctcatctgactCAGCTCCTGCTTCACCTTCATCTCCTGcttcacctgcagctccttcctcgcCTGCAGCTCCCGCCTCATCTgaggctccctcctcacctgcggctcctgcctcacctgaggctccctcctcacctgcagctccctcctcaccttcagctccctcctcgcctgcagctccctcctcaccttcagctccctcctcgcCTGCAGCTCCCttctcacctgcagctccctcctcaccttcatctccctcctcacctgcagctcccttctcacctgtacctccctcctcaccttcagctccctcctcaccttcagctccctcctcacctgaagCTCCcgcctcaccttcagctccctcctcacctgcagctcccgcctcaccttcagctccctcctcacctgcagctccctcctccccttcagctccctcctcacctaaGGCTTCCTCCTCACCTGTGTCTCCCTCCATACCTGCGACTCCCGCCTCCCCTGCAGCTTCCTCCTCCCCTGCAGTTCCTGAGTGACCTGCAGTTCCTGCCTCACCCGCCCTGCCAACCACTGCTTGTCCCTGGGGCTGCGCAGGGCAATTGGGTCTATCCTGTGAATCAGCAtcaggggcctggggcaggcagACCACAGTCCAGGGCCCTCCCTTGCCTGGTATTTGGCGGGGGAGCAAGCTTCGATTTAAACACTCAGCAAACTCGACCAGGGCAACACTCGACCCCAGCTCCTTTCTGTAGACCTTGCCCAGCACTCGGTACCTGCCCAGGGAACGCAGGGCAGCCTGCACAACCTCCTGGAATTCCTGGTCTTTGCAGTCATCTGGGATTCCCAGGATGAGCAGAGATCGCTGAGCATTCACGCCCATCGACCTGCACCAGTCCCGCAATACCGCCAGAGCCATCGCCATCTTCGAGGACCTGAGGGTGGGGGGAAGCGATCAAACAGGTGTGCACAGGCTGTTGAAGTGTGGGAATCGGCCTGTGGGTGCAAAGAGGAGAGAATCATGTTTGTGCCACACAGCCCACCCTAGTGCCCCTCACAGCAGCAGCCTGGAGCACCTCCCTGCCCTGTTTGGTTTGTTTGACTTTAGGaaactttttttataaattacatttatttacaagatagaaggctagggacttccctggtggctcagtggttaagaatccacctgccagtgcaggggacacaggttcgatccccggtccgggaagatcccacaagccgcggagcaactaaccccacgcgccacaaccactgaccccagcgctctagagcccacgagccacaactactgagtccacgtgacacaactactgaagcccacatgcctggagcccgtgctctgcaacaagagaagccaccgtaatgagaggcctgcgcaccgcaacgaagagtagcccccgctcgctgcacctagagaaagcccgcgcgcagcaacaaagacccaacgcagccaaaagtaaaaataaaatttaaaaataataacaaaagagcACTTGTTGCGTACGactcaagaaacaataataaagtaaaataaaataatttttttaaaaaagacagatagaAGGCTCGTCACCTTTTCTACATTTCTGGCCTCAGTTTTAGGAAGCTGCCTTTTTCCCAAGGAATTTTTCAAGTCTTCCAATTTGTTAGCATAAACATTTCCATAATGTCCCATAATATTCCCCTATATCCTCTTTGTTAATGTACATCTGATCCATAACGTTGGCCCTCTTTCATTCCTCATATTGGGGATCAGCGTTCTTTCTACGTTTCCGTGATTCATCGTTCTAGGACTTGCTCGGTTTCCTTGCTCTTTTGAAAGAAGCGCGTGGCTTTGTTCACCGTGTCCATAATTTGCTTTCTATCACTGATTTCCTCTCTTAGCTCTCTTATTACttcattttatgtttcctttgctcttcttcttctagcaTCTCTCAATGGACTGTTGGCTCACTGATTTTATGTCCTGACTCTTTTCTAACAGAAGCATTTAGAGGAATACAGTTTCCTCCTGTCGCTTTTTGCTGCCTCCCACTAATTTTGGTAAGTTGTGCTTTTTTAGTATtcacttggaaatattttctaagtccccttgtgatttttctctttgatccatgggtttcccaatatttgaagatatattatCATTAGTACCATCAAATAAAATTCCCCCGTGATGAGAAAACTTATCATGGAAACTTGCAATACTGCTAAATTTATGGAGACTGTTTTACAACTCTGGTATGGCGTGTCCGGGTGAATGTGCAAAGCACCCTCGTAAAGAATCTGTGTACTCTGTGTGGAGGCCAGGGCCTTGCCCAGCCCACCCACCTCTGCAATTCCTGTGCCACCCGGACAGAGGCGACCTGAAGCTCTCGATGCCTAATGCAGTGGGCCAGAGCCCCTCCCTGAACCCCCACAAATCCATCTGCCATGGCCAACAGCCTCCACCAGATCACAGCAGCCCCAGCGCCTCCCCCTCTCAGCTTCACTtacgccccccccccgcccccgtggcCAGGCGGCTCCTCCCCGACCCCTCGCACTGCATCCCCTCCAtacaccctcccccacccaccagctGGTGGCGCTCCGCTCTGGGCCCCGGAAGCCGGGCGCCCCGCCATGCGTAGAGGTCAGACTGCCTCTCTCACCTCCCCACACCGGGGAGTCCTCCCCCGAGCACACTCAGCGCCAGGGGCTCTCGCTTCTCGTACCCCAGACGCAGAGCCCACCCGTCTTGCCCCCGCCCACCCGGGAGCCGGAGCCCCCTAACTGCCACGAGcgtcctccccccccaccccacgccccgCCCCGGCGGGAGCTCCCCTAACGCCTACCGCACCCGCGCCCGGGAGTCCTCCCCATCGACCCCCGCCTCAGCCAGGAGTAGCTCCCCCTTCCTCCCGCCACACGCAGCAGCCGTTAGCCCTCCCCTCCCATCTCGGCCCCGGGGGTGGGgcccgtcccgtcccgtcccgtcctccccacccccgcagccAGTCGTCCTCTCCTCTGGCCCCCCAAGGCCGGCCCCACCCGACCAGCAGGAAGCCCTCCGCTCAGGCCCACCCCCACGCTTAGCCATTAGCCCCACCCTCTGCAACCCGACTCCAGAACGCCCCCCACCAGCCACCCCAGAAGCCAGCGGTCCTCCCCTCTGACCCGCTCACTGGGGGACCCTTCCCTCAGCCCCCCTTCAGCCCGCTACCCTCCGCCGCCGCTCCCCCACTCCCAACCGAGCAGCCCGTAGCCCTCCCCCGACCTCCACTCCTTCCCGGGGCCCCCGGTACCTGCGGAGTCCAGCCCCCGGCAAAGCCCCCGCCTGTCTCCTGACTCGCTCTGACTCTGTGGATGGCTCCGGAGTCCCGCTCACGAGGGGCTGAAGAGCTCGTCTCAGCAGAGCAGCCAGGAACTGTGCCGCCGACTGTCCCAGGCACTCTGTGCGAACGCCACGTGGGCTTCCGGGTGCTCCCGGAAGCCCCAGGAAGATGAGGGAGAAAGTTCTAGACGTCTCTTTACCGAGAAACTGGTTGGATCAGAAGAGCACGTGAGGAGGCGCTCTGCTACGGAAGCAGCAGTAGCCATGCGCACTGAGGGCCTGAGGTCCCAAGGCTTGGCGCCTCCGGAAGCAAAAGACACGCCCATTGGCCTTCCACCAATAGGAAGGCCTCCTGCGAGGCTGCGGAGTTGGGGGAGCGAACTTGGCGATGCAGAGCCCGTTGTGGCAAGTACGTCCATTTGTCTTTACAGGTGGTTTTCTACTGTGATTGATAATGTCATAAACCTATTcttatttctttggtttgttttgaattttattttatgtatttttttatacagcaggttcttatgagttacccattttatacatattagcgtacatatgtcaatcccaatctcccaattcatcacaccccccgcccgcccccaccaTTTTCTCACCTTGGTGCCCATATgtttgtgctctacatctgtgtctctatttctgccctgcaaaataGGGCAGGTAATGGTATttctgtaccatttatctaggttccacatatgtgcattaatacacgatatttgtttctctctttctgacttccttcactctgtatgacagtctctagatccatccacagctctacaaatgacccaatttcgttcctttgtacggctgagtaataaataatagtaataaagctcttctttatatggACTGGTTTCTTGTCTAGCTGTATCAACTAGCCATCTTCTCACATGGCACAAGAGGATGAGGCAGCCGTCTGGGGCCTCTTTTAAAAGGGAggtaatctcattcatgagggctcccccCTCATGGGCTAATCACTTCCCAGGGcctgagggaggactgaggggagcctggaccccagaacagagttggccctgggaggccatagGGCAGAATGAGCACGTacagcacttcctgacatccgggtctcagagacGCTGGGGAGAGGGAGCACGGGGCGGGGTCTCAGAGAGGCTAGGGAGGGGGAATAAGGGTCGGGGTGTCTGGGGGGCACGGGAGAGAATCCCAGGTCCTCCGTGGAGTCAAGGTGAGGGCcctgagggaggactgaggggagcctggaccccagaacagagttggccctgggaggccaaAGGGCGGGATGAGCACAtgcagcacttcctgacatccgggtctcagagacGCTGGGGAGGGGAGTACGGGGCGGGGTCTCAGAGAGGCTAGGGAGGGGGTATAAGGGTCGGGATGTCTGGTGAGCACGGGAGTGAATCCCAGGTCCTTCGTTGAGCCAAGGTGAGGGCCCTGAGACAGGACTGaggggagcctggaccccagaacagagttggccctgggaggccatagGGCAGAATGAGCACGTACAacacttcctgacatccgggtctcagagacGGTGGCGAGGGGAGTACGGGGCGGGGTCTCAGAGAGGCTGGGGAGGCAGTATAAGGGTCGGGGTGTCTCGTGGGCACGGGAGAGAATCCCAGGTCCTTCGTTGAGTCAAGGTGAGTGCcctgagggaggactgaggggagctggaccccagaacagagttggccctgggaggccatagGGCGGGATGAGCAcgtgcagcacttcctgacatccgggtctcagagacGGTGGCGAGGGGAGTACGGGGCGGGGTCTCAGAGAGGCTCGGGAGGGTATATAAGGGTCGGGGTGTCTGTTGGGCACGGGAGAGAATCCCAGGTCCTCCGTGGAGTCAAGGTGAGGGCcctgagggaggactgaggggagcctggaccccagaacagagttggccctgggaggccatagGGCAGAATGAGCAGGTacagcacttcctgacatccgggtctcagagacGCTGGGGAGGGGTAGTACGGGGCGGAGTctcagagaggctgggaagggggTATAAGAGGCGGGATCCTAGGCGGGCACAGGAGAGAATCCCAGGTCTTATGTAGAGTCAGGGTGAGAGCCCTGAGTGTGGACTGAGGGGAACCTGGATCCCAGGACCGAGTTGGCCCTTCCAGCCATAGGGCGGGATGAACAGgtgcagcacttcctgacatccgggtctcagaCACCCTGGAGAGGGGGAGCACGGGGCGGGGTATCAGAGAGGCTGCAGAGGGGGTATAAGGGGCGGGGTGTCTGGTGGGCACTGCGGAGAATCCCAGGTCCTGTGTGGAGTCAAGGTGAGGTCCCTGAGGGAGTACTGAGGGCAGCCTGCATCCCAGAACTgagttggccctgggaggccgtcacgtgcagcacttcctgacatccgggtgTCAGAGAAGCTGGGGACCTGGGATAAGGGGCGGGGTCTCATGAGGGCAGAGGGTAAAATGTCAGGTCCCTGGTGGACTAAGATTAGGGCCCTTAGGCAGGACTGAGGGGACCCTGAGGGAGGACAAAAGGGACCCACCATATCACCGCCCTTGCAGGTGGCCGTGGGAGGCCCCGGGGTGGGATGAGCACGGTAGGCCTGTCCTGACGTCCTGACGTCAGGGTCTCAGAGAGACTGGAGACCTGGTATAAGGAGCAGGGACTCACACTGGCAGACGGGACAATCCCAGGTCCTGCCCAGAGTCCAGCCTGCACGCGAGGAAGGAAGGACTGAGGACGTTAGACCCCAACACAGGGAGGGATCCTTTGCCCTTCCACGGGGGCCTTGGAGGCGCCAGAGCACGGTCAGCAGATGAGATGTTTCCTGACCTCTGGGTCGGGGTCCTCAGGAGATCAGGTGTTTGGTGTGAGGGGTGAGCCTTCAGGTCCGCAGAGGGTGGACTCCCAGGACCCCGAGGGAGGACTGAGCAGACCCCCAGCCCTGGAACAGGGGCCTCAACAGAAACCTGCCCCTGTGGTCAGCGC
Protein-coding sequences here:
- the LOC132594427 gene encoding paraneoplastic antigen Ma6E-like, translating into MAMALAVLRDWCRSMGVNAQRSLLILGIPDDCKDQEFQEVVQAALRSLGRYRVLGKVYRKELGSSVALVEFAECLNRSLLPRQIPGKGGPWTVVCLPQAPDADSQDRPNCPAQPQGQAVVGRAGEAGTAGHSGTAGEEEAAGEAGVAGMEGDTGEEEALGEEGAEGEEGAAGEEGAEGEKGAAGEEGAEGEEGAAGEEGAEGEEGAAGEEGASGEAGAAGEEGASDEAGAAGEEGAAGEAGDEGEAGAESDEEGAASAEGTEGEEGAEGEEGAEGEEGAAGEEGAAGAEGAEGEAGAEGQAGAEGQAGAESDEEGAAGYRNVAGVAGLLSMAGPTGGATAAPEEAVVTAAGAMGEAGPGTQQWRQASQPVLDSMGYQELGTFSGMEEPGHGEGSSESWLEQASHTLHLWRHVSERERRRRLVESLRGPALDLLRGLLAEDPELAAQDCLAALVQVFGNKDPRGSARLKFVTCAQRPQETLSAYVMRLEGLLQSALEKGAIHPAMADQARARQVLMRARLNDTLRDTLRRRRLMRRPPGFAEMLRLIQKTEAWDADPASREHFPGQEEARVDVGVLAAAAQAAPAHEAITAGTTAHGTKASPAGEDSTAQAARSKEGRAEDHPAREEASAAVAGTAQAGEAAPEDHGATRAAPEDHGAARAAPGPGETSKASTATQEDGSAAAPAGLGQAGPSDAPGVPMPGRMGSASPVAPGGPGWEPEGLAQAGGQEAEEGLKPIPEEPGNEDGAAEMSPPGSTSGQ